The following proteins are encoded in a genomic region of Acidobacteriota bacterium:
- a CDS encoding prolipoprotein diacylglyceryl transferase, whose amino-acid sequence MFPSEFHIGFFPISAYGLLVTAGFFSGLITTSILAKRYEKQESRLIWDFTVTMILVALVGAKLLLIVTDSTYLSNPANIFTIEYLRSAGVFYGGFVFAALYSIWYFRKYKLPGWKIADAYGPGLALGHMFGRIGCFMAGCCHGAPTDSPLGVTFSDIQCQVPNEFLNRPLWPTQAMEAVFNLLLFGFLLLRYRRKAFDGQIVLTYALAYSLFRFLIEFLRGDERGFILVHISTSQFIAILIFPVALVLYLLRRKAAPTTKQ is encoded by the coding sequence ATGTTCCCCTCGGAATTTCACATCGGGTTCTTCCCCATCTCCGCCTACGGCCTGTTGGTGACCGCGGGCTTCTTCTCGGGGTTGATCACCACCTCCATTCTGGCGAAGCGCTACGAGAAGCAGGAGTCCCGCCTGATCTGGGACTTCACCGTCACCATGATCCTGGTGGCCCTGGTGGGGGCGAAACTCCTGCTCATCGTCACCGACAGCACCTACCTGTCCAACCCCGCGAACATCTTCACCATCGAGTACCTGCGCTCGGCCGGGGTCTTCTACGGGGGCTTCGTTTTCGCCGCCCTCTATTCGATCTGGTACTTCCGCAAGTACAAGCTGCCCGGCTGGAAGATCGCCGACGCCTACGGGCCCGGCCTGGCCCTCGGGCACATGTTCGGGCGGATCGGCTGCTTCATGGCGGGGTGCTGCCACGGCGCCCCAACGGACTCGCCGCTGGGCGTCACCTTCAGCGACATCCAGTGCCAGGTCCCCAACGAGTTCCTCAACCGGCCTCTGTGGCCCACCCAGGCCATGGAGGCCGTGTTCAACCTGCTCCTCTTCGGTTTCCTGCTCCTCCGTTACCGCCGGAAAGCCTTCGACGGCCAGATCGTGCTGACCTATGCCCTGGCCTACTCCCTCTTCCGCTTCCTCATCGAGTTCCTCCGGGGGGACGAGCGGGGGTTCATCCTCGTGCACATCTCCACCTCCCAGTTCATCGCCATCCTCATCTTCCCCGTGGCGCTGGTCCTCTACCTCCTCCGGCGCAAGGCCGCCCCGACGACGAAGCAATAA
- a CDS encoding protein kinase produces MTTLQILQPGDLVADRFRVERQVGRGGMGTVYRALDTESGDTPLALKVLHDLEPSSVARFHREASLLSRLVHPAIVCYVAHGLTPGGNPFLAMEWLEGEDLAARLKRGPLMPGEVAALARRVGSALGLAHGMGVVHRDLKPGNIFLERGEVRRARVLDFGVALARTATLTLTATADVVGTPFYLAPEQARGAHHVTPRADVFSLGCVLFECLTGRKAFDGDSVLAVLAAIMVCENPFRGKHFPGVSDKIRGWVSRMLAKEPDRRPADGSAVVELFKACVISGEADDEHPGPATSLSVREQKLVTVIAGKPARPTPGAALDAGLVRSLEQSARTFGARWESRPDGTVLLTLTGSELARDQACQAVRCAVNLRDAFGGGELVVTTGNTEMDGATPTGPLTERYAEMLRTVRTDPDTTRGAIYLDGATAGLVRGHFEIREQGGWMTLDEGASEAVPARRLLGRPTPFVGRERELGTLRGLLAESTADGVARVALVIAEPGMGKSRLVSEFLAEVRRAGDVFVLTARGDRISLGAPFFLLREMIRGAVGLQPGEPDAEGLRKLDRFLGRVLSGEPRDRVSHFFAPMLGLPAVARPRAHLPSGELNPRALGDQLRQAVEVWLAAECADHNVLVVLEDLHWGDVPTVHCLDAVLRNLSESSLFVLATARPEVHDLFPGLWAARGVQEIRLASLSRRATDRLVSEAMGPSTPEEVRARIVARSAGSPFFVEELVRAFRDDPALTLPGSVVAMVLSRLERLPVEARRVLRAAAVFGQVFWQGGVAHLLGPDWRVGDVEAWLSRLVDEEVVAAVPQSRFPPGKEYEFRHAVMQEAAYGMLTAPDRALGHRLAAGWLEQAGERNSRVLAEHHERGGEAGPAAGLYRQAAGQALEGNDLEGTLHCVQRAIALGAGGELKGEVHVLEAEALDWLGRMDEAIRAGFDALALLPRYGTGWLRAAGLVAEAAGTQGDLDTVEVMTTELVGAVRNTPPNAELVQACTQAAVKLLLGGRPQAAEPLLRSVQGRMIPDDPLLRAWLERWLGFKCLVQGDSAGFLVLMEQSAEHFALAGDLRNACLQRGNAGWAYGDLGAYDDARQVLTRALASAEKLGLEGVAASVRTDLVPVLACLGLTDEALEAGALAARAAAGQGELRMEAIARLHRALMLLQRGERAEADAEINRSLACAEQILPTRAYALAVKARVLLAGGDPAAALETARQGIGILRELRALDAGESFLRLVHADALAACGFHGEAEAFIGAAQEKLRERAERIVDPQWRRSFLERVPENHRTMTWVPCPADPPSPSPEQA; encoded by the coding sequence TTGACGACATTGCAGATACTCCAGCCCGGCGACCTCGTCGCCGACCGCTTCCGGGTCGAGCGCCAGGTCGGGCGCGGCGGGATGGGGACGGTGTACCGGGCCCTCGACACCGAAAGCGGCGACACGCCCCTGGCCCTCAAGGTCCTCCACGACCTGGAGCCCTCCTCGGTGGCCCGTTTTCACCGCGAGGCCTCCCTCCTCTCCCGGCTCGTTCACCCCGCCATCGTGTGCTACGTCGCCCACGGTCTCACCCCGGGCGGAAACCCCTTCCTGGCCATGGAGTGGCTGGAGGGGGAGGACCTCGCCGCGCGGCTCAAGCGCGGCCCCCTGATGCCCGGCGAGGTGGCGGCCCTGGCGCGGCGGGTCGGGTCCGCCCTGGGCCTCGCGCACGGGATGGGCGTGGTGCACCGCGACCTCAAGCCCGGGAACATTTTCCTGGAGCGGGGGGAGGTGCGCCGCGCCCGGGTCCTCGACTTCGGGGTCGCCCTGGCCCGCACGGCCACCCTGACCCTCACGGCCACCGCCGACGTGGTGGGGACGCCGTTCTACCTTGCCCCCGAGCAGGCGCGGGGGGCCCACCACGTCACGCCCCGGGCGGACGTCTTCTCCCTGGGGTGCGTCCTGTTCGAGTGCCTGACAGGTCGGAAGGCCTTCGACGGCGACTCCGTCCTCGCCGTGCTCGCCGCCATCATGGTGTGTGAAAACCCCTTCAGGGGAAAACATTTCCCGGGGGTCTCCGACAAGATCCGGGGATGGGTGTCCCGGATGCTGGCCAAGGAACCTGACCGCCGTCCGGCGGACGGGTCGGCCGTCGTCGAGCTGTTCAAGGCCTGTGTCATTTCCGGGGAGGCGGACGATGAGCACCCCGGTCCGGCGACATCCCTCAGCGTCCGGGAACAGAAACTGGTCACCGTCATCGCGGGCAAACCCGCCCGACCGACGCCGGGGGCCGCCCTCGACGCCGGCCTGGTGCGCTCGCTGGAACAGTCGGCCCGGACGTTCGGGGCCCGGTGGGAATCCCGCCCGGACGGGACCGTGCTCCTCACGCTCACGGGCTCGGAACTCGCCCGTGACCAGGCCTGCCAGGCCGTCCGGTGCGCCGTCAACCTTCGGGACGCGTTCGGGGGCGGGGAGCTCGTCGTCACGACGGGCAACACCGAGATGGACGGGGCCACCCCGACCGGCCCGTTGACCGAGCGGTACGCCGAGATGCTCAGGACCGTCCGGACGGACCCCGACACGACGCGGGGCGCCATCTACCTGGACGGGGCGACGGCCGGCCTGGTCCGCGGGCATTTCGAAATCCGTGAACAGGGCGGCTGGATGACCCTGGACGAGGGGGCGAGCGAGGCGGTCCCCGCGCGGAGGCTCCTCGGGCGGCCCACGCCCTTCGTGGGGAGGGAGCGGGAGCTGGGCACGCTGCGGGGCCTGCTGGCCGAGAGCACCGCGGACGGGGTGGCCCGGGTGGCCCTGGTGATCGCCGAGCCCGGGATGGGGAAATCCCGCCTCGTCTCCGAGTTCCTGGCGGAAGTCCGGCGGGCGGGCGACGTGTTCGTGCTCACCGCCCGGGGTGATCGCATCAGCCTCGGGGCACCCTTCTTCCTGCTCCGGGAAATGATCCGGGGGGCGGTGGGTCTTCAGCCCGGGGAGCCGGACGCGGAGGGCCTCCGGAAGCTCGACCGCTTCCTCGGCCGGGTCCTTTCCGGCGAGCCGAGGGACAGGGTCTCACACTTTTTCGCGCCCATGCTGGGGCTGCCGGCGGTCGCCCGGCCGCGGGCGCACCTCCCCTCGGGTGAACTCAACCCCCGGGCCCTGGGCGACCAGCTCCGGCAGGCCGTGGAGGTCTGGCTGGCGGCGGAGTGCGCCGACCACAACGTCCTGGTGGTGCTGGAAGACCTCCACTGGGGCGACGTGCCCACGGTCCACTGCCTGGACGCGGTGTTGAGAAACCTCTCCGAATCCTCCCTCTTCGTCCTCGCAACCGCCCGTCCCGAGGTCCACGACCTGTTTCCGGGGTTGTGGGCGGCGCGCGGCGTGCAGGAAATCCGGCTGGCTTCCCTGTCACGCCGCGCCACCGATCGGCTGGTGTCGGAGGCGATGGGGCCATCGACCCCGGAGGAGGTCCGGGCGAGGATCGTCGCACGGTCCGCCGGGAGCCCGTTTTTCGTCGAGGAACTGGTGCGGGCGTTCCGCGACGACCCGGCCCTGACCCTCCCGGGCAGCGTGGTGGCCATGGTCCTGTCGCGCCTGGAGCGTCTTCCGGTGGAAGCCCGCCGGGTCCTGAGGGCCGCGGCCGTCTTCGGGCAGGTTTTCTGGCAGGGGGGGGTCGCCCATCTCCTTGGCCCGGACTGGCGGGTGGGAGACGTCGAGGCCTGGCTCTCCCGGCTCGTGGACGAAGAGGTGGTCGCGGCCGTCCCCCAGAGCCGGTTCCCCCCCGGGAAGGAGTACGAATTCCGCCACGCCGTGATGCAGGAGGCGGCCTACGGCATGCTGACGGCCCCGGACCGCGCCCTGGGTCACCGCCTGGCCGCCGGGTGGCTGGAGCAGGCCGGGGAGCGCAACAGCCGGGTCCTCGCCGAGCACCACGAGCGCGGCGGGGAAGCCGGGCCCGCCGCGGGCCTCTACCGCCAGGCCGCGGGGCAGGCCCTCGAGGGGAATGACCTCGAGGGCACCCTCCACTGCGTGCAGCGGGCCATCGCCCTGGGGGCCGGCGGTGAGCTGAAAGGCGAGGTTCACGTTCTCGAGGCCGAGGCCCTGGACTGGCTCGGGCGGATGGACGAGGCGATCCGCGCCGGGTTCGACGCCCTGGCGCTCCTCCCGCGTTACGGGACCGGGTGGCTGCGCGCCGCGGGGTTGGTCGCGGAAGCGGCGGGGACCCAGGGCGACCTGGACACCGTCGAGGTAATGACCACGGAACTTGTCGGGGCGGTACGGAATACCCCCCCCAATGCCGAACTGGTCCAGGCCTGCACACAGGCGGCGGTGAAACTCCTCCTGGGGGGGCGCCCCCAGGCGGCGGAACCCCTCCTGAGGTCCGTCCAGGGCCGGATGATCCCTGACGATCCCCTCCTCCGCGCCTGGCTGGAGCGTTGGCTCGGCTTCAAGTGCCTGGTTCAGGGGGATTCGGCCGGGTTCCTCGTGCTGATGGAACAGTCGGCGGAGCACTTCGCCCTGGCGGGGGACCTCCGGAACGCCTGCCTTCAGCGCGGAAACGCCGGGTGGGCCTACGGGGACCTGGGCGCCTACGACGATGCCCGGCAGGTCCTGACCCGGGCCCTGGCGTCGGCGGAGAAGCTCGGCCTGGAAGGCGTCGCCGCTTCCGTGCGCACCGACCTCGTCCCGGTCCTGGCCTGCCTGGGGCTGACGGACGAAGCCCTGGAAGCCGGCGCCCTGGCCGCCCGGGCCGCCGCCGGTCAGGGGGAACTGCGCATGGAAGCCATCGCGCGTCTCCACCGGGCCCTCATGCTGCTCCAGCGCGGCGAACGGGCGGAGGCCGACGCGGAGATCAACCGCTCCCTGGCCTGTGCCGAGCAGATCCTTCCCACCCGTGCCTACGCGCTGGCCGTCAAGGCCCGGGTCCTCCTGGCCGGGGGAGATCCCGCGGCGGCCCTGGAGACCGCCAGGCAAGGAATCGGCATCCTCCGTGAACTCAGGGCGCTCGACGCGGGGGAATCCTTCCTGCGGCTGGTTCACGCCGACGCCCTGGCGGCCTGCGGGTTTCACGGCGAAGCGGAGGCGTTCATCGGGGCCGCGCAAGAAAAGCTCCGGGAGCGCGCGGAGCGCATCGTGGATCCCCAATGGCGCCGGAGTTTCCTGGAACGCGTCCCCGAAAACCACCGGACGATGACCTGGGTCCCCTGCCCTGCCGACCCGCCCTCCCCCTCGCCGGAACAGGCCTGA
- a CDS encoding peptidylprolyl isomerase translates to MKSLRTAGLILSAVTLLSVLGSCSAETPREAAKPDSTAAATASPEPKPFTLPASDTFTLVTDAGEITIKLEPGQAPRNAYQVKQLAARGFYDGVGFHRVLRNTMVQAGCPNSKDRNFYDDGKGDAGVFIPFEDNDLKMTAGAVAMAHGRDKDSASSQFFICVADYPKWEHEYTIIGRVTKGLDVARKISLAPTLAPDLPTHPKDMVVIKSVRFEEPPPPRPEEKGKEKTRK, encoded by the coding sequence ATGAAAAGCCTGCGCACTGCCGGATTGATTCTGTCGGCCGTCACCCTGCTGTCGGTCCTGGGGTCGTGTTCCGCCGAGACGCCGCGGGAGGCGGCAAAGCCGGACTCCACGGCCGCCGCCACGGCGTCGCCCGAGCCCAAGCCGTTCACCCTCCCCGCGTCCGACACCTTCACCCTGGTCACCGACGCCGGGGAGATCACCATCAAGCTGGAGCCCGGGCAGGCCCCCCGGAACGCCTACCAGGTCAAGCAGCTCGCGGCCAGGGGGTTCTACGACGGCGTCGGCTTCCACCGGGTCCTCCGCAACACCATGGTGCAGGCCGGCTGCCCCAACAGCAAGGACCGGAACTTCTACGACGACGGCAAAGGCGACGCGGGGGTGTTCATCCCCTTCGAGGACAACGACCTGAAGATGACCGCCGGCGCCGTGGCCATGGCCCACGGGCGGGACAAGGACTCCGCCTCCAGCCAGTTCTTCATCTGCGTGGCCGACTACCCCAAGTGGGAGCACGAGTACACCATCATCGGCCGGGTGACGAAGGGCCTGGACGTGGCGAGGAAGATCTCCCTGGCCCCCACCCTCGCGCCCGACCTCCCGACCCACCCGAAGGACATGGTGGTCATCAAGAGCGTCCGCTTCGAGGAGCCCCCGCCCCCCAGACCCGAAGAGAAAGGCAAGGAAAAAACCCGAAAGTAG
- the pssA gene encoding CDP-diacylglycerol--serine O-phosphatidyltransferase — METIDKKAFPRRGIFILPSLLTTANIFCGFFAITILMTGEKGAMDLAAKAIGIAILLDGLDGRLARMTGTTSQFGLQLDSLADAISFGLAPAVMLLNWPRLLHCPQDYWTWGWIACFLYMVCGVMRLARFNVQTPGIKHFLGLPIPAAAGVVAALVHFSAKYPHLQIFDPNVFIYWLFPMATVLGIFMISTMRFASMKSLSFNKDKPYFTIVLIALLLTGVYFFSHELLMAIAGLYFLSGIVGTLRRKLFAHHSQPAHHEHEEAPAE; from the coding sequence ATGGAAACCATTGACAAAAAAGCTTTTCCACGCCGAGGGATCTTCATCCTCCCCTCCCTTCTGACCACCGCGAACATCTTCTGCGGCTTCTTCGCCATCACGATCCTGATGACCGGGGAAAAGGGCGCCATGGACCTCGCGGCCAAGGCAATCGGCATCGCCATTCTCCTGGACGGCCTCGACGGCCGGCTCGCCCGGATGACGGGAACGACCAGCCAGTTCGGCCTCCAGCTGGATTCCCTGGCCGACGCCATCTCCTTCGGGCTGGCGCCGGCGGTGATGCTGCTGAACTGGCCCCGCCTGCTCCACTGTCCGCAGGACTACTGGACCTGGGGCTGGATCGCCTGCTTCCTCTACATGGTCTGCGGCGTCATGCGCCTCGCGCGGTTCAACGTCCAGACGCCCGGGATCAAGCACTTCCTGGGTCTGCCCATCCCCGCGGCCGCGGGCGTCGTGGCGGCCCTGGTGCACTTCTCCGCGAAGTACCCCCACCTCCAGATCTTCGACCCGAACGTGTTCATTTACTGGCTCTTCCCGATGGCCACCGTCCTCGGGATCTTCATGATCAGCACCATGCGCTTCGCCAGCATGAAGAGTCTCAGTTTCAACAAGGACAAGCCCTACTTCACCATCGTCCTCATCGCCCTGCTTTTGACGGGCGTCTACTTCTTCTCCCACGAACTGCTGATGGCCATCGCCGGCCTCTATTTTCTCTCGGGGATTGTGGGGACGCTCCGGCGCAAGCTGTTCGCGCACCACTCTCAGCCGGCCCACCACGAGCATGAGGAAGCACCCGCAGAGTAG
- a CDS encoding phosphatidylserine decarboxylase: MIDREGIPFILAGLLIAVAGGLASWPLALPGVVLTVFFVNFFRDPARRVPPGENAVSPADGRVIAVKGLDPAANEGYVQFISIFMNVLDVHVNRSPVPGRVLEYRHCPGKFLPAYAERAPFENERNVIVVEGAHGRLRFSQVAGILARRIVFRKRVGDTLEKGDRIGMIRFGSRVDIWLPAGLVAAVKPGDRVRAACTIIATKKTDNGNH, from the coding sequence ATGATCGACCGGGAGGGCATCCCGTTCATTCTGGCCGGCCTGCTGATCGCGGTCGCGGGAGGCTTGGCGTCGTGGCCCCTGGCCCTGCCGGGCGTCGTCCTGACCGTGTTCTTTGTCAACTTTTTCCGGGACCCCGCGCGGCGGGTCCCGCCGGGCGAGAACGCCGTCTCCCCGGCCGATGGCCGGGTCATCGCGGTCAAGGGCCTCGACCCGGCCGCCAACGAGGGTTACGTTCAGTTCATCAGCATTTTCATGAACGTCCTCGATGTGCACGTCAACCGCTCCCCCGTGCCAGGGCGGGTCCTCGAGTACCGGCACTGCCCCGGCAAGTTCCTCCCGGCTTACGCGGAACGGGCCCCGTTCGAGAACGAGCGGAACGTCATCGTCGTCGAGGGTGCCCACGGGAGGCTCCGCTTCTCGCAGGTCGCCGGGATCCTGGCCCGGCGGATCGTCTTCCGCAAGCGCGTCGGGGACACCCTGGAAAAGGGGGACCGCATCGGCATGATCCGTTTCGGTTCCCGTGTCGACATCTGGCTGCCGGCGGGGCTCGTGGCCGCCGTGAAACCCGGGGACCGGGTCCGTGCAGCCTGCACCATCATCGCCACAAAGAAGACGGACAATGGAAACCATTGA
- a CDS encoding DUF465 domain-containing protein, whose translation MWFEEIKELLMAEDEQFRRIAAEHRRLDKELADLSSRKYLSPEDQRLEAELKKKKLAAKDRMLRMAEEYRKAHEGGK comes from the coding sequence ATGTGGTTTGAGGAAATCAAGGAACTCCTCATGGCGGAGGACGAGCAGTTCCGGCGGATCGCCGCCGAGCACCGGCGACTGGACAAGGAACTGGCCGACTTGTCCTCCCGAAAGTACCTCTCGCCGGAAGACCAGCGGTTGGAAGCGGAATTGAAGAAGAAAAAACTGGCGGCCAAGGACCGGATGCTCCGGATGGCCGAGGAATACCGGAAAGCCCACGAAGGTGGGAAATGA
- a CDS encoding GNAT family N-acetyltransferase — MKNPFLVGRTLYLRPPETGDAALTAACTNSAEARESFFTHTPVSLEAERRRLEDLGRPGGDYIPLVICPLGVDEGIGLTAFHRVDLVSRAAVFSICIPAAGNWGKGFGTETTRLMLAYGFDILNLHRVQLHVWAENTRAIRAYEKAGFVREGLLREAMKHHGKYCDFLVMGILEPEWRSRSAGPAGRGDANGG, encoded by the coding sequence ATGAAAAACCCGTTTCTTGTCGGCAGGACCCTCTACCTGCGCCCCCCCGAAACCGGGGACGCGGCCCTGACGGCGGCCTGCACCAACTCCGCCGAGGCCCGGGAGTCCTTCTTCACCCACACGCCGGTCTCCCTCGAGGCCGAAAGGCGCCGTCTCGAAGACCTCGGGCGGCCCGGCGGCGACTACATCCCCCTGGTGATCTGCCCCCTCGGCGTGGACGAGGGGATCGGTCTCACCGCCTTTCACCGGGTGGACCTGGTCAGCCGAGCGGCGGTGTTCTCCATCTGCATCCCCGCTGCCGGCAACTGGGGGAAGGGTTTCGGGACCGAGACCACCCGCCTCATGCTCGCCTACGGGTTCGACATCCTGAACCTCCACCGGGTCCAGCTTCACGTCTGGGCGGAGAACACCCGGGCCATCCGGGCCTACGAGAAGGCGGGCTTCGTCCGGGAAGGCCTGTTGCGCGAGGCCATGAAGCACCACGGGAAATACTGCGACTTCCTGGTGATGGGGATCCTCGAACCGGAGTGGAGGTCCCGCAGCGCCGGCCCCGCGGGCCGGGGGGACGCGAACGGCGGTTGA
- a CDS encoding RibD family protein, translating into MHRPRVILCYAMSTDGKISAADGTGSAFTSRADRDRLDGVRAGVDLIVVGGETVRREDPPFALRSGPAVAARLARGAAAHPDVCILTRNTHLPPGLRAFRQAGQRVLVAGPGPGAPLPSGTAARLERLVTPDPFDPSALLADPALAGCNRVLVEGGGRVNAFFVEAGLVDEVLVTLSPVLLGGAEAPTPVAGVGLSLAGRFRLDLVSCEAAGSELFLHYRSRRVGQRGGEGGG; encoded by the coding sequence ATGCATCGTCCCCGGGTCATCCTCTGTTATGCCATGTCGACGGACGGGAAAATCTCCGCGGCCGACGGCACGGGATCCGCCTTCACGTCGCGGGCGGATCGGGACCGCCTGGACGGGGTCCGCGCCGGTGTCGACCTGATCGTGGTGGGCGGCGAAACGGTTCGGCGGGAGGACCCCCCGTTCGCGCTCCGGTCGGGGCCGGCCGTCGCCGCGCGGCTCGCGCGGGGTGCGGCCGCGCACCCGGACGTCTGCATCCTGACCCGGAACACCCATCTCCCGCCCGGCCTGAGGGCCTTCCGGCAAGCCGGTCAGCGGGTCCTGGTGGCCGGCCCGGGCCCCGGGGCCCCGCTGCCGTCGGGGACCGCCGCCCGCCTGGAACGGCTGGTCACGCCCGACCCCTTCGACCCGTCCGCCCTGCTGGCGGACCCCGCCCTGGCCGGGTGCAACCGGGTCCTCGTCGAGGGCGGGGGCCGCGTCAACGCCTTTTTCGTCGAAGCCGGCCTCGTGGACGAGGTCCTCGTCACCCTCAGCCCCGTCCTCCTGGGCGGCGCAGAGGCCCCCACGCCGGTGGCGGGGGTCGGGCTGAGCCTGGCCGGCCGTTTCCGCCTCGACCTCGTGTCCTGTGAGGCCGCGGGCTCCGAGCTGTTCCTTCACTATCGGTCCCGGCGTGTCGGCCAGCGGGGCGGGGAAGGGGGGGGGTGA
- the ttcA gene encoding tRNA 2-thiocytidine(32) synthetase TtcA, whose protein sequence is MPSPLFVKLKRAVGKAIADFSLIREGDRVAVAVSGGKDSYSLLHVLGELRRRSPVRFELAAFNLDPGIPGYRWDTIRDYLVGRGFTVHTLHENHAAIIRDHQTPGSSACSFCARLRRGTLYTAIRREGFHTLALGHHLDDFIETLLLNLFYEGAIKAMSPNFVADCGDITVIRPLVYVPESDITRFAAECGFPLVYGCCPAAGRESRRKIVKRLIENLSAQNPSIRPNLLKALGRVRPRYLMAPGASGPDAAPDHPHEES, encoded by the coding sequence ATGCCCTCCCCGCTGTTCGTGAAACTCAAGCGCGCCGTCGGGAAGGCGATCGCCGACTTCTCGCTGATCAGGGAAGGGGACCGCGTCGCCGTCGCCGTCTCGGGGGGCAAGGACTCCTACAGTCTGCTCCACGTCCTGGGCGAACTCCGCCGTCGCTCCCCGGTCCGCTTCGAATTGGCCGCCTTCAACCTCGACCCGGGGATCCCGGGCTACCGGTGGGACACCATCCGGGACTACCTCGTCGGCCGCGGGTTCACTGTGCACACCCTCCACGAGAACCACGCCGCCATCATCCGGGACCACCAGACCCCCGGGTCCTCCGCCTGTTCCTTCTGCGCCCGCCTCCGAAGGGGAACCCTCTACACCGCCATCCGCAGGGAGGGCTTTCACACGCTGGCCCTCGGCCACCACCTGGACGATTTCATCGAAACACTGCTCCTGAACCTTTTCTACGAGGGCGCCATCAAGGCCATGTCGCCCAACTTCGTCGCGGACTGCGGGGACATCACCGTCATCCGCCCCCTGGTCTACGTCCCGGAGAGCGACATCACCCGGTTCGCCGCGGAGTGCGGGTTTCCCCTCGTCTACGGGTGCTGCCCGGCCGCCGGCAGGGAATCCCGTCGAAAAATCGTGAAGCGCCTGATCGAAAATCTGTCCGCCCAGAATCCCTCGATTCGCCCGAACCTGCTGAAGGCCCTCGGGCGGGTCCGTCCCCGGTACCTGATGGCCCCGGGGGCTTCGGGCCCCGACGCGGCCCCCGACCATCCCCACGAGGAGTCATGA
- a CDS encoding inositol monophosphatase, with translation MFNEEQEIADRYRQAVLAAEAAGKVLMSYFGRPMEIRKKGLIDLVTEADLAAEKEIVDRLGAAFPGDCFYTEETRRDPAESADLWVIDPLDGTTNFSHGYPFFCVSIALRRRGRETLGVVLAPAFGELFTACRGRGAFLNGNPIRCSSTGSLRESLLVTGFAYDIALHSDGVLRRFRNVLLRSQAVRRDGSAALDLCYVAAGRFDGFWEEHLKPWDTAAARVVAEEAGGRVTTFSGGPFDIFGKEILASNGRIHGELLDALNIPREG, from the coding sequence ATGTTCAACGAGGAACAAGAGATCGCGGACCGCTACCGCCAGGCGGTCCTGGCCGCCGAAGCCGCCGGCAAGGTGCTGATGTCCTACTTCGGGCGCCCGATGGAAATCCGGAAGAAAGGCCTGATCGACCTGGTGACCGAGGCGGACCTGGCCGCCGAGAAGGAGATCGTGGACCGGCTCGGCGCCGCGTTTCCGGGGGACTGCTTCTACACCGAGGAGACCCGCCGCGACCCGGCGGAGTCCGCGGACCTCTGGGTCATCGACCCGCTGGACGGCACCACCAACTTTTCGCACGGCTACCCCTTCTTCTGCGTTTCCATCGCCCTTCGGCGGCGCGGTCGCGAGACGCTCGGCGTCGTCCTGGCCCCGGCCTTCGGGGAACTGTTCACCGCCTGCCGGGGGAGGGGGGCCTTCCTGAACGGGAACCCCATCCGCTGCTCCTCGACGGGGTCCCTTCGCGAATCCCTCCTGGTGACCGGTTTCGCCTACGACATCGCCCTGCACAGCGACGGGGTGCTTCGCCGGTTCCGAAACGTTCTCCTCCGGTCCCAGGCCGTCCGCCGGGACGGGTCCGCGGCCCTGGACCTGTGCTACGTCGCCGCCGGGCGCTTCGACGGGTTCTGGGAGGAGCACCTCAAGCCCTGGGACACCGCGGCGGCCCGGGTTGTCGCCGAGGAAGCCGGCGGGAGGGTCACGACGTTCAGCGGCGGCCCCTTCGACATCTTCGGGAAGGAAATCCTCGCCAGCAACGGCCGGATTCACGGCGAACTCCTGGATGCCCTCAACATCCCTCGCGAGGGGTGA